The Oceanococcus sp. HetDA_MAG_MS8 genome has a window encoding:
- a CDS encoding EcsC family protein: MSMDEYAIQRAETIAAWSQSPPSWVARGFGRALAPASRAAQALVPLPLLQSVLRGSQSVARWQFHQRLPQPAPGQDLQDCDGRARRIAKLAAGLAGSVGAVTGVGGAWGVAADIPLLLTLALGSIERTAGCYGLNVDDEPALAMGIFAIASANTIQEKQLALRSLDVDPSELTVAAVRDGLERALQRQMAKDAVQLSLNQVARQLGGYLGQRKLAQSVPLVGAVAGSTVNAMYIHDVCSAAQHVCALRYLLHHSHFDEGRRAMSMTDDVAPLQHEQLPRP, translated from the coding sequence ATGAGCATGGACGAATACGCGATACAAAGGGCCGAGACTATTGCGGCCTGGTCCCAATCCCCACCCAGCTGGGTGGCTCGTGGATTTGGCCGGGCTCTGGCTCCAGCATCGCGAGCAGCCCAGGCTTTGGTGCCCTTGCCCCTGTTGCAGTCCGTCTTGCGGGGTAGCCAGTCTGTAGCGCGCTGGCAATTTCACCAGCGTCTGCCACAGCCTGCTCCGGGCCAAGATTTGCAGGACTGCGATGGCCGTGCGCGGCGTATTGCCAAGTTGGCTGCCGGCCTAGCTGGCAGCGTCGGAGCCGTTACGGGTGTTGGCGGCGCCTGGGGTGTGGCGGCAGATATTCCCTTACTGCTCACCCTGGCCTTGGGCAGCATTGAACGTACGGCGGGTTGTTATGGGCTGAACGTGGATGATGAGCCCGCATTGGCCATGGGGATTTTCGCGATTGCCAGCGCGAACACCATTCAAGAAAAGCAACTCGCTCTGCGCAGCTTAGATGTAGACCCCAGCGAATTGACTGTGGCTGCGGTGCGGGACGGTTTGGAGCGTGCCCTGCAGCGACAAATGGCCAAGGATGCGGTTCAGCTGAGTCTGAATCAGGTAGCACGCCAGTTAGGTGGGTATTTGGGTCAACGCAAGTTAGCGCAATCCGTTCCGCTGGTGGGGGCCGTAGCAGGCAGCACCGTCAATGCCATGTACATTCACGATGTCTGCAGCGCCGCGCAGCATGTCTGCGCCTTAAGGTATTTGCTGCACCACAGTCACTTCGACGAGGGGCGACGCGCCATGTCGATGACCGATGATGTCGCGCCCCTGCAACACGAGCAGTTGCCGCGCCCTTAG
- a CDS encoding anti-sigma factor, translating into MTDELSIALYVLGVLDRGERAQVDELLQQSPQAREQRDQWERRLAPLQNRVPEVSPPPGLWHRIQQQLGLIQPKPARRTWRLPGLAGAALSAVILAGLWLFVPTTPEVQPTQREELAFVVNQDTYWTASWSAQQPQTLRLTAVDPSGVGTDQDHQVWLLHPEREQPQAIALMPRQPGQSIEVSWPGPMDNASIAVSREPRGGSRQQGPSGPIVVVVPVQRG; encoded by the coding sequence ATGACCGATGAACTGAGCATCGCCCTGTATGTACTGGGAGTACTGGACCGTGGAGAACGGGCCCAGGTCGATGAACTTCTACAACAAAGCCCACAGGCGCGTGAGCAACGTGATCAATGGGAACGGCGTTTAGCACCGCTGCAAAATCGTGTGCCGGAGGTGTCGCCGCCGCCGGGCTTATGGCATCGCATACAACAACAACTGGGCCTCATCCAGCCCAAGCCTGCACGTCGAACATGGCGCTTGCCAGGGTTGGCGGGAGCCGCGTTGTCGGCCGTGATACTTGCTGGTCTTTGGTTGTTTGTTCCCACCACTCCTGAGGTTCAGCCCACGCAGCGTGAGGAGCTGGCCTTTGTGGTGAATCAAGATACCTACTGGACCGCCAGCTGGAGCGCGCAACAGCCGCAAACCTTGCGACTGACGGCAGTCGACCCCTCGGGCGTGGGTACTGATCAGGACCACCAAGTTTGGTTGCTGCATCCCGAACGCGAGCAGCCTCAAGCCATTGCTTTGATGCCTAGGCAACCCGGCCAATCCATAGAAGTGTCTTGGCCAGGGCCGATGGATAATGCTTCCATCGCCGTCAGCCGTGAGCCCCGTGGCGGATCACGACAACAAGGACCCAGTGGCCCCATCGTAGTAGTGGTGCCGGTACAACGCGGTTAA
- a CDS encoding class I SAM-dependent methyltransferase: MSVITLAESGLIPDGLIRMGVRRISRRRLKEEYALTAEQRAQARAQRLAEWHAGPIAVQTQAANDQHYEVPPAFFDRVLGAHRKYSCCWFDASTSDLDAAEAKMLEMTAERAGIVDGMTVLDLGCGWGSFALWAAGRFPKSTIIGVSNSNPQREFIMDQARQRGLSNLEIRTCDINDFAPDEKFDRVVSIEMMEHVRNHPKLFARIATWLKPDGALFTHVFCHKELTYAYEDRGDGDWMARHFFSGGMMPSYDLFCGYDRDLDVVQRWWVSGTHYEDTSNAWLERCDAHRKELVEVLGGGAQGRLRLQRWRMFFLAVAEFFGIDGGEQWGVGHYLLKPKSA, from the coding sequence ATGAGCGTGATTACCCTGGCTGAATCTGGCTTGATCCCCGATGGGTTGATTCGGATGGGTGTACGGCGCATTTCTCGTCGCCGCCTGAAGGAAGAATATGCCCTGACCGCCGAGCAGCGCGCCCAGGCGCGGGCGCAGCGGCTGGCCGAATGGCATGCCGGTCCCATTGCCGTGCAGACCCAAGCGGCCAACGACCAGCATTACGAAGTGCCTCCGGCCTTTTTTGACCGCGTGCTGGGTGCCCACCGCAAATACTCCTGCTGCTGGTTTGATGCCAGCACGTCGGATCTGGATGCGGCCGAAGCCAAGATGCTGGAGATGACGGCCGAGCGGGCCGGCATCGTGGATGGCATGACCGTGCTGGATTTGGGCTGTGGCTGGGGCAGCTTCGCACTGTGGGCGGCAGGGCGTTTTCCCAAGTCCACCATCATTGGGGTATCCAACTCCAATCCGCAGCGCGAATTCATCATGGATCAGGCCCGCCAGCGCGGTCTGAGCAATCTCGAGATTCGCACCTGCGATATCAACGATTTTGCGCCGGATGAAAAGTTTGATCGCGTGGTGTCCATCGAGATGATGGAGCATGTGCGCAATCACCCCAAGCTGTTTGCGCGGATTGCGACCTGGCTCAAGCCCGATGGCGCCCTGTTCACGCATGTGTTCTGCCACAAGGAACTCACCTACGCCTACGAAGACCGAGGCGACGGTGACTGGATGGCCCGGCACTTTTTCAGTGGCGGCATGATGCCCAGTTATGACCTCTTCTGTGGTTATGACCGCGATCTGGATGTGGTCCAACGCTGGTGGGTGAGTGGGACCCATTACGAAGACACCAGCAACGCCTGGCTGGAGCGTTGCGACGCGCACCGCAAGGAGTTGGTGGAGGTCCTAGGCGGTGGTGCCCAGGGCCGGCTGCGCCTGCAGCGCTGGCGCATGTTCTTCCTGGCCGTAGCCGAGTTCTTTGGTATCGACGGCGGCGAGCAATGGGGCGTGGGGCATTACCTGCTTAAGCCCAAGTCGGCCTAG
- a CDS encoding NnrU family protein, whose translation MLYLFLGLVLWSTLHLLPAGAPALRQKAVAAIGLWPYKGVFALLTLGCFVLIVQGWQATPATALWVPPVGLRHLTLLLMIPAVIFVVAAYVPGNFIQAKLGHPMLMGVGTWGLAHLLANGEMRSVLLFGTFLIWSFMDIKAIKARDGASKPAPASNAGMRTVVVLLIGLALYAALIIGHPHFAGRAVIAV comes from the coding sequence ATGCTGTATTTGTTCTTAGGCTTGGTTTTGTGGTCGACCTTGCACCTGCTGCCAGCCGGTGCACCTGCACTCAGGCAAAAGGCCGTTGCGGCCATCGGGCTATGGCCTTACAAAGGCGTCTTCGCGCTGCTCACCCTTGGCTGCTTTGTCCTCATTGTGCAGGGCTGGCAAGCTACACCAGCAACCGCTTTGTGGGTTCCCCCGGTTGGCCTGCGCCACCTCACCTTACTGCTGATGATCCCGGCGGTTATTTTCGTTGTGGCGGCTTACGTGCCCGGAAACTTTATTCAAGCCAAGCTTGGCCATCCCATGCTGATGGGGGTGGGCACTTGGGGCCTAGCGCATTTGTTGGCCAATGGCGAGATGCGGTCGGTGCTGTTGTTTGGCACCTTCCTGATCTGGTCCTTCATGGATATCAAAGCCATCAAGGCCCGTGATGGAGCCAGCAAACCGGCCCCGGCCTCCAATGCCGGTATGCGCACAGTCGTTGTGCTGCTGATTGGCCTAGCCCTGTATGCCGCGCTGATCATTGGACACCCCCATTTCGCGGGCCGCGCGGTGATCGCGGTATAG
- a CDS encoding sigma-70 family RNA polymerase sigma factor: MSHSDNDELIELLAQTRLGNRRAFSQLYERTSAHLYGLTLRILRDESLAQEAVQDAYIQIWQKAQTYNESRGGARTWMGSIARYRALDLLRSRKRLDVMAEPPEPEAIDPSGTWLDQTDLQRCWPELSEEQQRAVALSFINGYSHAELAERLDTPLGTVKSWVRRGLMALKACLEGLKA, from the coding sequence TTGAGCCACAGCGATAACGACGAACTCATTGAGCTCCTCGCCCAAACCCGGTTAGGCAACCGCCGCGCCTTCTCCCAGCTCTATGAGCGTACCAGTGCGCATCTGTACGGCCTAACCCTGCGTATCTTGCGAGACGAATCCCTAGCTCAAGAAGCCGTGCAGGACGCATATATACAGATCTGGCAAAAGGCTCAGACCTACAACGAAAGTCGTGGGGGAGCGCGTACGTGGATGGGTAGCATCGCGCGCTATCGTGCGCTGGACTTGCTACGTAGCCGTAAGCGCCTGGATGTGATGGCGGAACCGCCCGAGCCGGAGGCCATTGATCCCAGTGGCACTTGGCTAGATCAAACCGATCTGCAGCGCTGCTGGCCAGAACTCAGCGAGGAGCAGCAACGAGCGGTGGCTTTGTCATTTATCAATGGTTACAGCCACGCGGAACTGGCCGAGCGCCTGGACACTCCCCTGGGAACAGTCAAAAGCTGGGTGCGGCGGGGACTGATGGCACTAAAAGCCTGTTTGGAGGGCCTCAAGGCATGA
- a CDS encoding NRDE family protein: protein MCLIVFSWDEDQPALRLVANRDEFHARPSSPLGFWADAPEILAGRDLTAGGTWLGVSQRGRFAAITNVREPGSQLPENPRSRGHLVRDFLLSEQTAMEFCTALEPHAQEFPGFNLLVLDGKDMVYFGNRHPIQLLHSGHYGLSNAGLNSSWPKVEQSVAALAAQPNTASLSEDVQLLSRREAYADKLLPDTGVGLNAERLLSPPFIVSPGYGTRCTTALRWSPEAVQLLEHSYDSAGKVTTVVKESMQHVTGLSSVSP from the coding sequence ATGTGCTTAATTGTCTTTAGCTGGGATGAGGACCAACCTGCACTCAGGCTGGTCGCCAACCGCGACGAATTCCATGCTCGGCCGAGTAGCCCACTTGGGTTTTGGGCCGATGCACCAGAGATACTGGCCGGGCGAGATTTGACCGCCGGTGGCACTTGGCTGGGAGTAAGTCAACGAGGACGCTTTGCCGCCATTACCAATGTCCGTGAGCCTGGGTCACAGCTCCCAGAGAATCCACGGTCGCGGGGACATTTGGTGAGAGACTTCCTGCTGAGCGAACAAACAGCCATGGAGTTCTGCACAGCCCTGGAGCCCCATGCTCAGGAGTTTCCCGGCTTCAATCTGCTGGTGCTCGATGGCAAGGACATGGTGTACTTCGGTAACCGCCATCCTATACAGCTGCTCCACAGCGGCCACTATGGATTGAGCAATGCGGGTCTGAACAGCAGCTGGCCCAAGGTAGAACAAAGCGTAGCGGCCCTGGCCGCCCAACCCAATACCGCATCATTATCGGAGGATGTGCAGCTGCTGAGTCGGCGCGAGGCCTATGCGGATAAGCTACTACCCGATACTGGCGTGGGCCTCAATGCAGAGCGCCTGCTCTCGCCTCCGTTTATTGTGTCGCCGGGTTATGGCACCCGCTGCACCACGGCCCTGCGCTGGAGCCCTGAGGCCGTTCAATTGCTCGAGCACAGTTACGATAGTGCCGGAAAGGTGACTACTGTGGTCAAAGAGTCTATGCAGCACGTGACAGGCCTCAGCAGCGTCAGCCCATAG
- a CDS encoding FAD-dependent oxidoreductase has translation MKVAIIGSGISGLAAAWGLNKHHETTLFEAESRLGGHTATMDVQLHGRDYRVDTGFIVYNDRTYPNLIRLFDALDIQGRATSMSFSVATADGSREYCSEGLGGIFATRSDLLRPSQYRLLRDILRFNKDALALQGCTQDTRTLAEFVEQGGYSQDLADRYVYPLCAAIWSTSLETARQFPAEHFARFFANHGLLSLKDRPQWRTVPGGSRTYIERMVPRLDCDIRTSTPVRGVERDAKGVTLFLETGPARFDAVVLACHSDQALALLNDASENERQILGAIPYVDNDVVLHTDRRFMPQRKRAWASWNYKLHPDPDHPATLTYGMNRLQGLDAPEPFCVTLNDNANIDPSKVLGQYVYAHPVYTPQSNAARARRDEINGHNNTWFTGAYWYNGFHEDGARSALEVSQALGGGW, from the coding sequence GTGAAGGTTGCCATTATCGGCAGTGGCATTAGTGGGCTAGCTGCCGCCTGGGGACTCAACAAACATCATGAGACGACTCTGTTTGAAGCAGAGTCGCGTCTGGGCGGGCATACCGCGACCATGGATGTGCAGTTGCATGGGCGGGATTATCGAGTGGATACGGGGTTCATCGTGTACAACGATCGGACCTATCCGAACCTCATTCGCCTCTTTGATGCGCTGGACATTCAAGGTCGCGCCACATCAATGAGCTTTTCGGTAGCGACCGCCGATGGCTCCCGCGAGTACTGTAGCGAAGGTTTAGGTGGGATTTTTGCCACTCGCTCAGACTTGTTGCGGCCCAGCCAGTATCGGTTGCTGCGCGACATCTTGCGTTTTAACAAGGACGCACTGGCTCTGCAGGGGTGCACTCAAGATACGCGCACCTTGGCCGAGTTTGTGGAGCAGGGGGGGTACTCGCAAGATTTGGCAGATCGTTATGTCTACCCCTTGTGTGCAGCTATTTGGTCCACCAGCCTGGAGACCGCTCGGCAGTTTCCAGCTGAGCACTTCGCGCGGTTTTTTGCCAACCATGGGCTGCTGTCGTTGAAAGACCGGCCCCAGTGGCGCACGGTGCCAGGAGGCTCTAGGACTTACATTGAGCGTATGGTCCCGCGGCTCGATTGCGACATCCGTACCAGCACGCCCGTGCGAGGTGTGGAGCGCGATGCTAAGGGCGTGACCCTCTTTTTAGAGACAGGGCCAGCCCGTTTTGACGCCGTCGTTTTGGCCTGTCACTCTGATCAGGCTTTAGCCCTGCTGAACGACGCTAGCGAGAACGAGCGACAGATCCTGGGCGCAATCCCCTATGTCGATAATGACGTGGTGCTGCACACCGACCGTCGTTTCATGCCGCAGCGTAAGCGGGCCTGGGCGAGCTGGAATTACAAGCTGCACCCCGACCCTGATCATCCGGCTACATTGACTTATGGCATGAACCGCTTACAGGGCTTGGATGCGCCGGAGCCGTTCTGCGTGACCTTAAATGACAACGCAAACATCGATCCCAGCAAAGTCTTGGGCCAGTACGTGTACGCGCACCCGGTGTACACCCCGCAGTCCAATGCTGCTCGGGCGCGTCGTGACGAGATTAACGGTCACAACAACACATGGTTTACCGGCGCTTACTGGTACAACGGATTCCATGAAGACGGAGCGCGCAGTGCCTTGGAGGTCAGCCAAGCCCTCGGTGGAGGCTGGTAG
- a CDS encoding class I SAM-dependent methyltransferase: MYSRITELAPHRSAGLPQFAALSARKHLHKVLSQFQSGALEITEPDGSVVRLGSDAGPTYPIVINDYLTYTYMTLGGATGAGTAYILGLWSSPNLVEVVRLFVREPAITQAVDNGFVAKLRDSAYQILEWRRRNTETGSRRNIGAHYDLGNDFFQLFLDDSMTYSAGVFPTAATTLAESQVRKYDLICRKLDLQPGQTLVEIGSGWGGFAIHAATHYGVHVTTTTISEQQHKMAAERIAAAGLEDRITLHFKDYRHLEGQYDKLVSIEMIEAVGHDFFPTYMRKVASLLKPEGQALIQAITIRDENYDRMRSGTDFIREYIFPGGHLPCVAELLRVSRAHTDLNLFDLDDFGQDYARTLHMWREAFHAHKSQVTAMGYSPEFQRMWDYYLGSCEGAFMEASISVVHLLFTKPRCNRGPVTDRAGISTVELPQ; this comes from the coding sequence ATGTATTCAAGAATCACAGAATTAGCTCCGCATAGATCCGCTGGTTTGCCGCAGTTCGCCGCACTATCAGCCCGTAAACACCTGCATAAGGTCCTGTCTCAGTTCCAGTCTGGCGCGCTCGAAATTACTGAGCCGGATGGCAGCGTGGTTCGGCTGGGCAGCGATGCCGGGCCAACCTATCCCATCGTGATCAACGATTACCTGACCTACACCTACATGACGCTCGGAGGAGCAACAGGTGCGGGCACGGCCTACATCCTGGGCTTGTGGTCCTCGCCGAATCTTGTTGAGGTGGTGCGCTTGTTCGTGCGCGAGCCAGCCATCACCCAGGCCGTCGATAACGGTTTCGTGGCCAAGCTGCGCGATTCCGCTTACCAAATTCTCGAGTGGCGCCGGCGCAATACCGAAACGGGTAGCCGCCGGAACATTGGTGCGCACTACGACCTGGGCAATGACTTCTTCCAGTTGTTCCTGGACGACTCCATGACCTACTCGGCCGGTGTATTTCCCACCGCAGCCACCACGCTAGCGGAGTCGCAGGTTCGCAAGTACGACCTGATTTGCCGCAAGCTGGATCTGCAACCGGGCCAGACGCTGGTCGAAATCGGCTCAGGTTGGGGCGGCTTTGCCATTCATGCGGCCACGCATTACGGCGTCCATGTCACCACCACCACCATCTCCGAGCAACAGCACAAAATGGCGGCGGAGCGCATTGCTGCCGCCGGTCTGGAAGATCGCATTACCCTGCATTTCAAGGATTACCGTCACCTGGAAGGACAGTACGACAAGTTGGTGTCCATCGAGATGATCGAGGCGGTGGGGCACGACTTCTTCCCCACCTACATGCGCAAGGTGGCCAGCCTGCTCAAGCCCGAGGGTCAGGCCCTGATTCAGGCCATTACCATTCGCGATGAAAACTACGACCGCATGCGTTCGGGTACCGACTTCATCCGCGAATACATTTTCCCCGGAGGACACCTGCCCTGCGTCGCTGAGCTACTTCGGGTAAGCCGGGCGCATACCGACCTCAACCTCTTCGACTTGGACGACTTCGGTCAGGACTACGCTCGCACCCTGCATATGTGGCGCGAGGCTTTCCATGCGCACAAATCGCAGGTGACGGCCATGGGCTACAGCCCTGAGTTCCAGCGCATGTGGGACTACTACCTGGGCTCCTGCGAAGGGGCCTTCATGGAGGCCAGCATTTCGGTGGTGCACTTGCTCTTCACCAAGCCACGCTGCAACCGTGGGCCGGTCACCGACCGAGCCGGTATCAGCACAGTGGAGTTGCCCCAATGA
- a CDS encoding alpha/beta fold hydrolase — MAQILPMLRRPDPGAAAAGYFDWEGFQIAFEVHGPENGLPVVLVHGILLDSACNRDLALSLAEEGYKVVLLDLLGHGASSRPRHSKWLRVDLYADQIRCCLNHLGLDRVVLGGVSLGAISSLQFTSEHPDRVQGLLLEMPVMERAAPAAALTLIPILGMARFGKPLLRGVKSLVQRLPEPKRNIWRMARNLGLHDPEDIAAIIHGVLVGPTVPTRKARQAMRAPALIIGHGGDWLHNLEDAQVLAREMPNARFVIARSILELRLHPERLMPKILSFLERTQLPPPAA, encoded by the coding sequence ATGGCACAAATTCTGCCCATGTTGCGGCGCCCCGATCCGGGCGCCGCAGCGGCTGGTTATTTCGACTGGGAAGGCTTTCAAATTGCCTTTGAGGTCCACGGCCCGGAGAATGGGCTGCCGGTGGTGTTGGTCCACGGCATATTGCTGGATTCAGCCTGCAACCGAGACTTGGCGCTCAGCCTGGCTGAGGAAGGCTACAAGGTGGTGCTACTGGACCTACTCGGCCATGGCGCCAGCAGCCGCCCCCGACATTCCAAGTGGCTACGGGTTGATCTTTACGCCGATCAAATCCGTTGCTGCCTGAACCACTTGGGCTTAGACCGGGTCGTGCTTGGCGGAGTCTCGTTGGGAGCGATTAGTAGTCTGCAGTTCACCAGCGAGCACCCAGACCGCGTGCAGGGTTTGCTCTTGGAAATGCCCGTCATGGAGCGGGCTGCTCCTGCCGCCGCCCTTACCCTGATACCCATTCTAGGAATGGCGCGATTTGGCAAGCCCCTTTTGCGCGGCGTAAAGAGCCTAGTCCAGCGCCTTCCCGAACCCAAACGCAATATCTGGCGCATGGCCCGCAATTTGGGCCTGCATGACCCTGAAGACATTGCCGCCATTATTCATGGCGTGTTGGTGGGGCCGACCGTCCCTACCCGCAAAGCACGCCAAGCCATGCGTGCACCGGCGCTCATCATTGGCCATGGCGGAGACTGGCTGCATAACCTGGAAGATGCCCAAGTTCTTGCCCGCGAAATGCCGAACGCGCGCTTCGTCATTGCGCGCTCCATATTGGAGCTACGCCTACATCCTGAGCGCCTGATGCCAAAGATTCTCAGCTTTTTAGAGCGCACCCAACTGCCACCACCAGCGGCCTAA
- a CDS encoding DUF1365 domain-containing protein: MRQGRVLHSRVARGWTRHRRFAPKAHDFRYRVSMLRLDLAELDRVFQRRWFWSWNKPNLLSVQRRDHLRQGGPDLAEAVRDLIEQRGGERPTGQIELLTQPRYAGYVMNPISVYLVWAPDRSKLHWVVLEVHNTPWDQQIAYVLRPPAEQASGFSLRFGKDMHVSPFMPMDMEYELGLRVSDEQIALRLDNWRADERVFSANLHLQMAPITGLNLARTLLHTPLMAFQVVAGIYFEALRLHLKGVPYIPPPEDRQPEVIGRDSI; the protein is encoded by the coding sequence ATGCGGCAGGGGCGAGTGCTACACAGTCGCGTTGCGCGGGGTTGGACCCGGCACCGACGCTTTGCACCCAAGGCTCATGACTTTCGTTATCGCGTCTCCATGCTGCGCCTCGATTTGGCGGAACTGGATCGGGTATTTCAACGGCGCTGGTTTTGGTCTTGGAACAAACCAAACCTGCTGAGTGTTCAGCGGCGCGACCACTTGCGCCAAGGTGGTCCGGACCTCGCAGAGGCTGTCCGTGACTTGATTGAGCAGCGCGGTGGTGAGCGGCCCACAGGGCAGATCGAGCTACTCACCCAGCCCCGGTACGCCGGGTACGTGATGAATCCGATTTCCGTGTATTTGGTCTGGGCGCCAGACCGATCCAAACTGCACTGGGTCGTGCTGGAAGTGCACAACACGCCTTGGGATCAACAGATTGCCTATGTATTGCGTCCGCCTGCAGAGCAGGCGTCGGGGTTTTCTCTGCGCTTTGGCAAAGACATGCATGTATCCCCGTTTATGCCCATGGATATGGAATATGAACTGGGGTTACGCGTCAGTGATGAGCAAATCGCTTTGCGACTGGATAACTGGCGCGCTGACGAGCGAGTTTTCTCCGCCAACCTGCATTTGCAAATGGCCCCCATCACTGGCCTGAACTTGGCCCGGACTTTGCTCCATACACCCTTGATGGCTTTTCAAGTTGTCGCGGGTATTTATTTTGAAGCGCTACGCCTGCACCTCAAGGGCGTGCCTTATATACCCCCACCGGAGGACAGACAGCCCGAGGTCATCGGGCGGGATAGCATCTAA
- a CDS encoding acyl-CoA-binding protein — protein MSDLKAQFEAAVEKVRTAPADGPLKPSNEEKLKMYALFRQAKDGDVSGKRPGMLDPVGRFKYDAWANLKGMSQEEAMQKYVDQVDSFEQQAG, from the coding sequence ATGTCTGATCTAAAAGCCCAGTTTGAAGCCGCCGTTGAAAAAGTGCGGACGGCACCAGCTGATGGGCCCTTGAAGCCCAGCAACGAAGAAAAACTCAAAATGTATGCGCTGTTCCGTCAAGCCAAGGATGGTGACGTTTCTGGGAAGCGGCCTGGCATGCTGGACCCCGTTGGCCGATTTAAGTACGACGCCTGGGCCAACCTCAAGGGCATGAGCCAAGAAGAGGCCATGCAGAAGTACGTGGATCAGGTGGACTCCTTCGAGCAGCAAGCGGGTTAA